In Magallana gigas chromosome 1, xbMagGiga1.1, whole genome shotgun sequence, the sequence TTAAAAGCCATGATGTTTTCTGTGAGCTTTAGCTGACTTGGAGCCTCCACCGTCtgacaaataaagaaaatattagaaCAAGTTCTTCCCAAACACatgcatgattttttaaatacatatgaaaacattttaaaaaaaaaaagaaaaaaaaaagtgatgttATTATACCTCAACTTCTGTCCTTCCAGTTGTTGAGACAGACTTCTCGTTGTTGTACGTCTGTACAACAACATCAGTGATTTTCAAGTGTTGGCCTATACCCACTTCTTTTTCGGCAAACTCTCTCCAAAGTGACACTTTGCACTTGCCCGTCCCATCCTTTAAGGTTATAGATTTGACTTTAACATCTCTTCCTCTAACTGATACAGTTCTTGCGATTTCTTCCTACAAAACATATACAGCTACTAAGGCAGTGTTTAAaagaggttttaaaaaaatgctaatTGCTATTGTAAAATGCAATCATTTACATTAAGCATGGATGTTCAATTATGTTACACAGCGGTCATGCTATCTAGTTACTATTATACTTACAGCAACAACTTGTCCACGGACAGACAGCATCGACTTAACTGGTGACTTGTCTATCTCTTTCAGAGTAACCTCTGCAGAGGCTGGAGGGTTAGCCATAACTTGTGCAGCATTTTCAATTTCTGATGGAACTGTTATGGGTCCAATTCTGGACACTCTGGATTTGGATGTTATTGTAATGGAGTTGTCAGCCTTAATAATTGTGTTAAATAGCATGGCAGATTTTCCTTGTTCTAAATCTTTCACTTTTGTTAAATCATACAGTGTACATTTCGCAGCCATGGTAGTATCTGCAATTCCtagaatcaaatatttcttttcttctcCATCTGCATTAACATATTCCTTTTGTCGTGAAATGGCACAAATCTTCACACTTATTGGTGGCACATATGGACCTTCACGCTTCATTTTAAATAACGCTTGTAATGTTGGCatctgaaatcaataaaaaaattgtttttgagtgCATGCACCAATTTGATCATTTAAACTAATTGAAActtaattttctttagaaaaaaataatcaacctCTGTACCATCTAGTaaaatgcaattgaaaatttttattaatggGATTAATCATTAAATAAGATCAATGTGAAAGATTTATATAAATGGGCTTATGGTCCGAGTAATATGATTCCAAAGTGCCTACGTCAGATATATATTCAGGGTTAATGTTAGTATAAATTTGGTCCAGTAAAGTACCATAGTCTGTAGTGTTTTCCTGTACAAGCTGtctcaatgaatatttttgagTTAAATAATCTACAAATGATTTATCATTATTCAGATTTCTATTGAAATCCCCCATGATAATTATAGAACCTTCAAAATTCCCACACTTATGAAACAAttcttcaaagatttttttaaaagtctgcAGGGTTGAATTTTTTGGAGGACAGTAAAGGAAACACAAACATATAGGATTATCATTGTAAACAATATTCCCACAGACTACTTCTACTCCAAAATTTGACAGACTTTCGAAAGACATTGTAGGTTTGTGGTAAACGGCTATTCCATGATATGGTCTTTCTTCAGCATTACAGCCTTTACCATCACATCGAAACAATTCATAACCAGAGATTTTATATGATGCTGAACTTTCACATTTCTTTAAACGTGTTTCAGACAATCCCAATATATCTgcatcttttaaaatgaaatcacTTTTAAGATCAACAAAGTGCTTGTGTAAGGACCGTGTATTGTGATATACAATCTTAAAACCTCTCATTTCGCACAGCAAAGGGATTGAAAAATTTAGTTGTGCATGATTTCGCAGTCTGCACATTTCCTCTTCAACTGCGCTAGAGACTTTGATGTTTCCTTCGGAAAAATCAAGTAAGTATAGGGAGGACAGATTCTGTACTCTACTTAAGCCTACATAGTACATGTGTTCTATTTTTGGGGGGCCTAAATGAATAACAGCACTTGAAAGTGTACAACCTTGGGCTTTATGAATAGTTTTTGCAGAAGCCAATGTAAGTGGAAATTGTCTTCTGGTAATTTGGAAAGAGTTATAATAGTTATACTGAAATTTTCTTGTAATTTCAAGAATAGGTGTCcaagaaaatgaaatagaatCATTGTACAAGTGTGAATATTGCtttcgacatttgtttccaatATCATCACTGTTAAACAATACCCAAACAATACTACATCTCTCAAATCCTTCAACCCGGAAGTCTAATTTTTTAATAGTGCAAGGTGTTCCATTTGTTAGCCCATCTcttatatcaatattaatgcATAATTCAGCAGGTAAGTCCTCAGCAAGATgtagatattttgataatccTTTTGTTTTTGATGCATCTAATGGtatttttgacaatattttaattttcatttgtggTGACATTTCCCCAGAAATTGAATCAATGGCTTCTACAATAGTCTTTTTGCTAGGATCTGATTCATCAAAAACTTGTCCATTGTAAAGTGCTAcctgttttttctttgtaaataaatgaggTAATTTCACTGTGCTTTCATTGTCGCAAGCTATCACTCTTTCTTTCAGAAGTTCAATATCATCAAGTACCTGATTTCCTTCTCTAAGTCTGTTTAACAACTGTGCAAATCTGAGATCATCTTTTTGCCTCATTATTTCAGTcagttcaaaaaatgaaaacaaatcttTCCACAAATTAGGAcctaaaatttcaagttcacaACCAGTATTATACCCTGTGGCAAAAACCCATGAATCCATTACTGGTTTCAACTGAAATAAATCTCCAAAAGCTATTACCGATACTCCTCCAAACGGTTCAGTACTACCCATTATTTCCTGCAGTCTTAGATTAATGAAATTGAACATTCTTTTCCCAACCATagatatttcatcaataaataccattttcaaatatttgtattttgtctGGTATGAACACAATTGCTGCATATCTAATGGTTTGAATTTAAATCCTTGATCAGCAGGAATATTAAAAGCAGAATGAACAGTTAGTCCCCCTACATTGTAAGCTGCTTTTCCAGTTGGAGCACAGACCAAAACTTGACAATTATCTGGGTTTTCACCAGGTTTATGAGAATAAAACTTTAGTAAAGCCTGATAAAGAGCTTTCAATAGAACACTTTTTCCTACTCCTGCTCCTCCAGACAAGAAGTTATAGATAGGTtgatttttagttttaatataatgaaGAACATGGTTAAAATAttccttttgttttttatttaaagactGAATTATCTTCCTATATTCATCATCCAACATTTCCCCTGAAAGTTGCTCATCATTCCCAGATAATTGTTTTCTTCCAATGCCAAAATCTACTCCTAAATCATAATTATGTTCAACATTAGGACCTGGGTTAAAACAACCAAATTCCACTGAATTTTGTGCTCCTTCAAACATATCCTGATCATCATTATGTTGGAGCTCTGTAACAAGAAGACTGTCCTCATAGTCTGCCAGTACTTCTGATTCAAAATGAGAGATATTTACAGTATCTGAATGAACAAATTTTTCTCTTATTTGCTCAATGACACCTTCACATGCATGGTACCTTTCTTTGTAAGAAAAACAGTCTTGAATGATAGCAGTTTCCTTTCTCCATGGAATATAAAGCATGATTAATTCACGATAATAATTTTCCTGATCATGATCTTTATTAAATCCTACCGAATAAATTACTCGTGGAACTTTCCTTCTTTTCAAGATAGAACCATCTCTTGCAAAATGGACTTCGTGCTCACATTCAACCACACAATTTGCATCTTCAATAGTGCTTTCTTCATTAATCTCATTGACATTGGTATCATCAGGGTCATCAATTGTGTCCAGCTCATAATTATCTTCTGGTAACTCTGAAGACATAGCTGTTTCTGaactatttctttttacattttcgtcTCCATTCTTTGGGAAATGAACATTGAAAAATGCTACATACTCTGCTAAACAGTACTTTTCCATTGTAGATGGTCGTCTTTGgtatcttttaatattgttatcTGCCTCAATACGTGTGGAGTTTTTGGGCATGTTATTCAAATCAGAGATGGATTTAAGTAATACAACTCTTTCACTTTCAACATTGGTGTTAATAAATACAAACTCTCTGCTGGCTTTCCGTAAAGGCATTTGTAATAGGATGTATGCTGCTTCCTGTGCACCAACTTCAACATGATTCAAAAATACATTACCAACCTTTCTTACCTGATGTCTGATAtcactttcattttcttttgcTTCCTCGCATGCTTGTCTTAACAACTTTGACATTCCCCTTTGTCCCTTTGATATGTAAGATACAATGTATGCTGCACAAGCATAGGGATCAATTATATACTGGATGTCCATATTAGCTTCCCAACATTTAAGTAATGTCTCATTGTAATTATTTACTCTTATTTCTGatgtatttcttttcaaaaatacttTAGCTTGATCTTCTTTAATATCTGATCTTAATGCAAGAACATATTCATTGTAAGATAAATTCAAAGAGAGCATAAACTCATGAACATCCATTGCAATTTCTGTTCCCAATTTCATTTCCTCAAGTGCTGATTCAATAGTTTTGAAATCTTTTCTAGCTTTTTCATAGTGATTTGATTCTTTCTCCAGTCCATGCAAAATCATGGTTTTGTCCAATGGTGGCAATGGAAACCCAAATCGACAAATTGCatgatctttttttttgcatgtatgAGCATGCCTGTGTGTTTGATAATTAACCAAATCTGccatttcatcattttttttgcatgtaacatacaagtttacaaaatcaGTAACTTTGTCAACAGTATGCTTAGAAATTGAGGGAGCATCTTTTATCCATACCAGCATATGTATGTGAGGAGAACCCCTTTGCTGAAACTCAACACGATAGAAATAGTCCGTAATTTTACCAATTGGTTGGGCCTTGTTacataaaacatcatttaaaaacttCTGGACTTTGTGGTTAAAATACCTTGAACAAGTAATGGGGTCTGACTGAATAAGTTTACATTTTGCTGCCCATGGCATATTCAATAATTCTGTATCTGAGTAATTCTTCTTATCAATCAACAGACCAAGACAATGAAGAAGTG encodes:
- the LOC117688715 gene encoding uncharacterized protein — translated: MPTLQALFKMKREGPYVPPISVKICAISRQKEYVNADGEEKKYLILGIADTTMAAKCTLYDLTKVKDLEQGKSAMLFNTIIKADNSITITSKSRVSRIGPITVPSEIENAAQVMANPPASAEVTLKEIDKSPVKSMLSVRGQVVAEEIARTVSVRGRDVKVKSITLKDGTGKCKVSLWREFAEKEVGIGQHLKITDVVVQTYNNEKSVSTTGRTEVETVEAPSQLKLTENIMAFNMEENSLSLIIDDGEAYPAYRISLNKIATFLNCEENEIEEALINKLPMKASITVQHDEITQISL